The genomic DNA AACACCGCGGGCGAGACGATCGCGCTCGAACACACGTTCACCGGGAGCGACGGGACGACCGAAACGGTCACGACCGGTCCGACGACCGTCGTTACCGAGGTCACGGAGACCGACCCGCTTCGGATCGTCGAGACTGACATCGTCGAGGAGGCACTCGCCAGCGAGCAGATCGCACCGGGCGAGGTCGTCGTCAAAAACACGGACGACGACGTGACCCAGACCGGCACCGTGATCTGGAAGACGCCGATCGGGGACTTCTCCTCCGACGAGTACGAACTCGAGCCGGGCGAGACCGCGACGTACAATCGCACGCTCTCCTTCGGTGACGGCACGCCGGCACCCTGGTCGTACATCGCCGACACTGGCGAAACCGTCGACCACCGGTTCGTGCTGGTCAACGAAACGCTGACACAGATCCAAGAAGAGCGGTTCTCCACCGAGATCGTCGGCGGCGAACTCAACGGCACGGTGACCGACGCGGACACGGGCGAGCCGCTGCCCGGAATCGAGGTGACGGCGACGAACGGCGACACCCAGCTCAGTGCCGTGACCAATAGTTCCGGCGCGTACAGCATCATCGTCGACGCGCCGGGCGAGTGGACGGTCACTGCGGACGCGGCCAGCTACGGGCCGGCGAGCGCGACGGTCCAGTTCAACGACGATCTCGAGCCGGTCGAACGAGATCTCGCGGTCGGCAGCGATCCGACGTTCGAACTCTCGATGGAGGGTGGGAAGACCTACTCGGTCGGGCTCCCGGGCCCGGTCGACGGTGGCACCGTCGGTGACGTCGTTCCGGAGGAGACCAACGCCACGGTCCTCATGTACAACGAAACGACGAACCGCTGGGTCCAACCGAGCCCGGACGACGAGCTCGAGCCACTCGACGCGCTGCTCGTTACGCCGTTCGAAGACACGACGGTGACCGTCGAATTCGCCGGGACGCCCGGTACCGGCGACGGAGTGACGGAACCGCGTGACATCGAAAAGGGCTGGAACTTCGTCGCACCGGCCGCCTATGACGACCCCGAGGCGGCGTTCGAGCACGATTCGGATGCCACCCTCGGCGTGTTCCGGATGCAGCGGGAACCCGGCTCGAAGATGGTTCCCGAGAGCGGGTTCGCCGGAGTCGGGATCTTCGAAAAAACCACTAACGCGGTCAATCCGTTCACCGGCTACTTCGTGTACGCGTCGGCAGACGGCCAGCTCGAAACCAACGTGGACGAGGGAACGACCCTCGACTCGGCGTACGAGGACCTCGGAATCGACGCCGAGCGGCGGACCGGAACCGTCGAGCGACGCGTCGACGGCGCGCCCGTCGCAGGTGCGACGGTTCACGTCACGGGAACCGCCGTCTCGGCGACGACGGGCGCCGACGGGACGTTCACGCTTCCGCCACTCCCGACCGATGTCGAGCAGGAGGCCATCGTCACCGCCGACGGCTTCGAAAACAAGACCGTAAGCCTCGGCGAGAACGACACCGTCGAACTCGAGGCGAAGACCTTCTTCGAGGTCACGGACATCACCGTGAACGAGACGACCCTCAGTGTCGGAGAGCAGTATACGGTCGAGTACGAACTCCAGAACGAGGGCACCGAACGGGCATCGCAGATCGTCGAAGTCGAGTTCGGGCCCGGTCTCGAAAACGGGACGCGAGCGCGGCTGAGCGACGACGTCGTCGCGATCAACAGTACGGTCGTCGAACTCGCGCCCGGTGCCACGACGACGATCGAAATTCAGTCCGAAGTGATCGACGAACAGGTCACCGGCGACAGTCAGATCGGCGTCTTCACTCCGGACGATAGCGAGATCGTGAACGTCACGGTCACCGACGAGAACGGCACTGCGAGTGAGGCCGCGATCGGAGCGAGCGACCGGAGTGCCTCGCTGACGCCGATCGCCGCGTAGTACTCGTCGGTTTGTTCGTTCTCGGAGAGTCACACTGAGACGCGAGACAACAGGGGAGTCCGATCGACAGGAACATCGCGGAAGAGGCGGTCGTACTCGCGGTAGGACTCTCCGCGATCGCCGTCGGTAGCGGTGTCGCAGTTCACTCCAAGATGATGCTCCATCGGTCGCTGCGTTCGTCGTCCTGCAGCGCCCGTAACGGGTCGCCACGCCGGTAGCAACCGCTTCCGGCGGCCGCGTTCTGCGGTGCTCGCCGGAACGCGCTCCGCTCGAGGTGTGGCTGAATCGGAAGCACCGCGTTCGAGCGGCGACCGGGCTCGCGGGCACGCTACGGACGGTGTCTCGAGTCCGGCTCGAACGGCACGACGGATGCGACCGTGACTTAATGACGGAATATGCAAAGGATCGCGGCTACCGGTATCGCCGCTGTAGCTGGTCTATGCCCTCCGGAAACGCCTCCCCCGATCGACGCGACGGTGACTTCGTCACGACGTTCGATCGCGCCGATGATCGCGCGAGCGAAGCCGTCCTAAATGCGGTCGCTGCCGTCAGTGGGGTGGAGCCGGCCGATCTCTCTCCCCTCTACGACGTCGTCGAACCGGACGCACTCGATTCCTTCATCGAGCACGCCCAGCGAGTCTGCGACGCCGGCAGCCATCAGGTGTGGTTCACTTACGAGGGATTCGACGTCGGCGTTCGAAGCGACGGCGAGATCCGGCTCCGGGATGCCGCGACCGCGAACTGACGCCGCTGGTGCCTCGAGCGACACCGCTACTCCTGCTCGTCGAGGAACGACAGCACCGTCTCGTTGACCGCGTCGGCGTCCTCGATGAAGAACAGGTGGGAGCCGCCCTCGACGAGTTCGACGCGGCTATCGGCGATCTTCTCCTCGAGCAGCCGCGCGTTCTCGGCGGGGACCACCCGGTCGTTCGTTCCGTGGAGGATCAGCGTCGGCACGCGGACGCGTTCGAGACGGTCGCTGACGTCGAAGTTCAAGACGGCGGCGGCCTGGGCCTCTCGAGCGGGGTCGTCCGCGTCCTGTTCCAGCCGCCACTCGATGATCCGATCCATGAGGTGCGGGTTCCGATTGGTGAACCGGTCGTTGAACGCGGGCCGCATGCGGTGACGGAGCGTCTCCCGCTCGCTCGCCCCGTCGGGCGCGTCGAACATGTGTTCCTGGGTCTCGTCGGGCACCGGGGCCGCGTCGGGACCGCCGTGGGTCGTACAGCACAGCGTCAGCGTCTTCGCCCGAGAGTACTCGAGCGCGTAGCGCTGGGCGATCATCCCACCCATGCTCGCGCCGACGACGTGTGCGTCGTAGATCCCCGCGTCGTCGAGGACTGCCTCGAGGTCGGCGGCCAGGCCGCCGATGGAGTAGCCGGCCAGCTTGAACAGCACGAGCGCGCGGAGCCTGCCGGGGAGGCGCGGAACCAGCGGCGGCAGGCCGGTGTCCGAACGGCCGGTTCCCCGGTTGTCGGGGGCGACGATATCGTACTCGTCGGCGACGGCCTCGCGCTGCCAGCGCCACATCCACCGCCCGAACCCGAGTCCCTGTACGAACACGACCGGCGCGCGCCCGTCGCCCTCGCGCCGCTCGTACTCGTAGTAGATCGACACGCCGTCCCTCGTCGCCTGTGGCATACCCGAGACGACGTATCGAACGCCCTTGAAATCGATCCTCGCGACAGGAGACGGCGGTCGGCGATCGGACGCGAGGCCGAATCGGCGGGGATCGTCGGTAATACGTTGTTACCGCCGTCGTGGCGTCCGGATTCCGGCGGTGACCGCGTGGATCGGTTCTCCGACGAGTCGCCCCGACCGACGGCCGTGATAAAACGTGATTGGGATAATCAGCGCGTTTATCCCGTCGGAGTAATATCGTCTTACCGATGCAGCGACTCCACGCTCGGTACCCGTTTCTCGAGGCGGCCCGCGAGTCGGTCGCGACGGAAGCGGTCGATCTCGCGACCGTCGTCGAGCAGGACCGGGCGGTCGTCGATCGGGCGCGCCAACGCGTCGTTACCGCGCTCGAGTCGGGGGCGATCGGGGAGCCACACCGCGATCCGCGAATCGAGTTGCTCTCGTACCCGGTCGCGCGGGTGCTCGTCTCGATGGTCGGCGAGCGCGTCCTCGTGCGCAAGTACGCCCGCGCCGAGGCCGCGACGGCCTACGAGCGGTTCACCGCCGATATGGCGGACGACACCGAACTGAAAAGCGTCGAATCGACGGGACTCGAGCTCGCGGACCTGCTCGCCGAGTTCGACCTCCGGGAGGACGTCCGCGAGGTGGCCGACAGCGGCTACCGGATCGACGTCGGCACCTACCTCCCGCTGGCCGAAGATCTGTGGGAAGACGAGTGGCGGCTCGTGAATCGGCCGCTGAAGGCGGGCGAGGTGCCCGTCGACGAGGACGAGCTTCTCACGCTCCTTCGGGAGGCGATTCGGGGTCGCATCGAGGACGGACTCCCCTTCGACGTGCCCGACACCATCGCGACCGCGCTCGCGGACGACGACGAGGAGATCCGGTCGGTGCTGGCCGAGCTGGATCTCACCCAGGACATCGATACCGTCGTTCCCGACCTGTTTCCGCCGTGTATGAAGGCGCTGCTCGATCAGATCCAGAAGGGCGAGCACCTGCCACACCACTCCCGCTTCGCGATCACCGCCTTCCTGACGAGTATCGGGATGTCGACCGACGAGATCGTCGACCTCTATCGGATCAACTCGTCGTTCGGCGAGGAGATGACTCGCTACCAGACCGACCACATCCGCGGCGACAGTTCGCCCACGGAGTACTCCGCGCCCTCCTGTGCGACGATGCAGTCGTACGGCGACTGCGTGAACAAGGACGACCTCTGTGAGCGCATTCCCCATCCGATGGCCTACTACGAACGGCGGATCGACGACGCCGACGACGAGGAACTCGAGGACTGGCGGGAGAACGGGGACGACGAACAGTCCGCGAGCGACGACTGACTACTTCCGTGTCGGGTCCTCGGACAGGTCGTCGGCCCGTTCCCGGACGTCTCGTATCGCCCGTTCCTGTTCGCCGCGAGTGAGACCGCCGGTTTCGGCGTGTCGCCCGTCGTACTGCCAGGGCGGAATCGCGTTCCAGACGGTCGATCGGCCGTCGGTCTCGCGCCCGGGATCGGTCGCCGCCGTCCGTCGTCTCGAGAGCGCGATCAGGAGTCCGACCAGAACCACGAGCCCAACGGCTGCGCCCGCGACCGCCGGTCCGGCGAGGAATGCGACCCCTGCGAGAAGCGGAGCACAGAGCGTGAGGAGGACGAACGAGACGGCGATCCGCCGACGCGGCGATCGGGACGGGGAGCCACCGTCGTCGTCAATACTACCCATACGACAGTTCAACGTCCCAAGGTGAAAAGCGTGACGACGCCTCAGAACGTTCCCTGTGCGTCGTCGCCGTCGCCGTCGGTTTCGAGGCCGTCCTCGGGATCGTTCAGCACGTACGCGAGGCCGATACCGATCGCGGTCAGCAGGAGAATGAAGCCGACGATGACCGCGATGAGCATCTGGCCGCCCGCTGGCGTGAGCGTGCCGTTATCGGTTCCGTAGGTGGAGCCGACGACGATCATAGCCGCCAGCATTCCGAGGACGGCACCGGCGGAGACGACGATTTCGATGACCTGTTCGCGTTCGACCATTGACTGATCGCTTTCGCCGGCCCGGTGAAAAGCGCTTCGAAGGGGGCCTCGAGCGGCGGTCGGTCGGGTGCGATCGCCCCACGGCGGTGATCGCTACATAAACGCCACCCTTGCGTGTTCAGGCGCGCTCGTTATTGCGATCGACACCCTACGGACGACGAATAGCCAGCCGACCATCGATTTCCACTCGACGCACCTATGAAAACAACAGCGTCACCGAAAGCACCGCTCCCAGTACCGTCAGCACAACACCTCACGAAGCGATCGCGCCGGGCGCGCGTCGAACCGATGTCCGTCCTGGCGCTCGGCGACGGCCTCTACGAGGTCGAGTCCGCGAGCGATCACACCTATCTCGTCGATCTCGAGGCGGGCAGGTGCACCTGTCCGGATCACGTCTTCCGCGAGGCCCGCTGCAAACACGTTCGCCGGGTCGCGATCGAGATCACGGAGGGACGGACCCCGCCGCCGGGGGAGATCGCGGTCGACTGTCGCGACTGTGGCGAGACGATCTTCGTCGACGAAGACGCGACCGCCCCGTTCTACTGCGAGTCGCACGCGATCCGCCCCGGCGACACCGTCGTCGACCGCGAGACCGGCGACCGCCTCACCGTCGTCGACGTCTCGGAACTGCGGGCCGACGCCGTCGAACTCGAGGCGGCGGGCTGTACCGTCGCCGAGTACGGGACGAACGAGGACTACGACCCCGACGTTCCGGTCGTCGGGGCGGTCTACCATCACGCCACCGTGGCCCGAAACGGCGTCGTCCCCTCGTCACTGAAGGTCTACGTCTTCCCGCGGACCCGCCTCGAGAAGGCATCGAACGCCCGATCCGCGTAACGCTGGCCGTCGAAACACCGGCGGAAACCCCTTCCAACGCGTCGCAGGTTGGTACCGCCCGTTTTCTTGTGTACTGGTACCGATGATCGAACCATGGGTACGGGCATCGACTACGGGGAGTTCGACGAGGGACGGCACGTGAACTACTGGAAACTCGACCGCACGCTCCAGCGCGAACTGCGTCGAGTGACCGATACCGAAACGTACGACTGGGCCGAGCCCCGGCTCACCGAGTTCGGCGAACTGATCGGCCACACCGTCGCGGACAACGCCGATTACGTCGACGACCACGGGCCGGAACTCGAGACCTACGACAAATACGGGGACGTGAAGAACGCCGTCCGGTATCCCGCCGAGCAACTCGAGAGCGACGAACTGGTCTACGAGGCGGGTATCGTGGCCGACGCGTTCGAGGCCCCGCCCGGCCGCGACGAGCCGATGCCGATCAGTCACTTCCTGGCGATGTTGCACCTGCTGTGTTACGCCGACGCCGGCTTCGGCTGCCCCGTCGCGATGACCGCCGGCGCGGCGCTGGTCCTCGAACGCTTCGACGACGGTGACCTCGAGCCCTACTACCGGGGGCTCGTCAGCCGCGACTACGACGGGTTGATCGAGGGCGCGATGTTCCTCACCGAAGAGCAGGGTGGCAGCGACGTGGGGGCGAACGAGACGACGGCGCGATACGACGAGACGGCCGGCTGCTGGCGGCTTACCGGCGAGAAGTGGTTCTGCTCGAACGTCGACGCCGAAGGGACGCTCGCGCTCGCCCGAACCGCGGACGCGCCAGCGGGAACCGAGGGGCTCTCGATGTTCCTGGTCCCCCACAGCGACCCCGACGACGGGGTCATGACGAAGGGCGATCGGCGGGCGTTCGAGGGAGCACCGCCGGGCGACGCCGTAAACGACCAGCGGTACCGTCGGCTGAAGGACAAGCTCGGAACGATCGCCGTTCCGACCGGCGAAGTCGAGTTCGAGGACACGAAAGCCTTCCTCGTCGGCGAGACGGAGGCGGGCTTCGAACAGATGACCGAGATGCTGAACCTCGAGCGGCTCGCCAACGCCGCCGCCTCCTGTGGCGTCATGGGACGGGCCCTGCTCGAGAGCAGGGTTCAGGCCGCCACCCGGGAGGCGTTCGGAAAGACGGTCGACGAGTTCCCGCTGATGCGCGAGGACCTCGTCGACATGACCGTCGACTACGAGGCCGCGACGGCGTACGTCCACGAGGTCGGCCGGCTCTTCTCCGAGCGCGAGCGAGCGAGACGAAACGACCGCGAGAGCGACGACGCCGACGACACCTACCGACTGCTGCGATTGCTGATCCCGATCGCCAAGCTCCGGACGGGTCGGATGGCCGTCGACACCGCCTCCTACGCGATGGAGATTCAGGGTGGAAACGGCTACGTCGACGACTTCGTCACCAACCGCCTCCTCCGGGACGCACAGGTGCTGCCGATCTGGGAGGGAACCGAGAACGTCCTCTCGCTCGACGCGATCCGCGCCATGGAGCGCGAGGACGCCCACGAACCGTTCACGCGCGTCGTCGAGGAGCGACTCGAGGCCGTCACCCATCCCGCGCTCGCGGACGCGGCCGACACCGTCGCCGACGAGTACGAGGAGTTGGCCGGGGCGCTGATCGCGCTGGCCGGCGAGGACTCCGAGTACGCCCAGCTCTCGGCCAAGCGCCTCGCCCACTACGTCTTCGAGGTGTTCACCGCCGCGCTGTTGCTCGAGGAGGCACAGACCAGCCTCGAGAACGGGGACGGACGGACGGCGATGGTCGCACGGCGGTTCGTCACGACGGAACTCGAAACGCGAGAGGCGCGCGGGATCACCGGCGGCGATCGGTTCGTTCTCGAGGCGTTCGAGCCGATCGTTCACCACGCGCCGGTCGATCCGGACGACCTCTCGCAGACGGTCACGGCGGACGACTGAGACGGTCGGCTGACAGTCAGGTTCGGCGACCCGCGATCCGTCTCGGGTGCACTGGCGGGCGTCACTCGAGCAGCGACGCCGCCTCGTCGACGTCCATGACGCCCTGCTGGACCGCGTTCAGCACGCGGAGAACGTCCTCGTCCGGGCCGTCGTCGCCGCCGTCGGCGACTTCCTCGAGCGTCACCTTCTCGGACCGCCCGGTGAACTCGGGGAAGTCGGTGCCCTCCGCGAGGGCGGTTTCCTTCTTGACGCGGTAGTTCCCGCCGTCCGTCACGTGGAGGTCGCCGGGGTGGAAGAAGTACCAGTCCTCGCGGTCGAAGCGGACGCCGATCCGGGGCTTCGCGCCGAAGTTTCGCGCGAAGAAGGTCAGCGCCTCGACCTCCTCGCCGGTGAGATAGATCGGATCGCCGGCGCTGGACTTCGCTTCGATCGCGTAGAACTGCTCGCCGTCGCCGGCGAGTACGTCGGGGAGTTCGCGTTCGGTCGCGGATCCGCTCGCGGGCGCACGCATCACCGCGAAGCCGGCCTCGTCGAGCGCGTTGACGAGTTCCCGCTCGCGTCGGTCGCCCTTCGCCTGAGACATACCGCCCTCTCTTCCGCGGGCGATAATAAAGGACCGGACGGCGATGGATGGCGCGGTGAAAGTGGTCGCCCCTCGAGGGTGGGGACGGTAATTCATCCCGGTATCGAACGTCGGGGTGCGAAAACCGGGTTCAGTACAACCACCAACGGAACTACCGGCCCTGCATCGATCGTGACGGAACGAGTATTACCTAACTACCTGCTATGAGACGGGTGTTCTAGCAGATCGTTCGGGGCCATCTGCTATCTCCGCAGCAGCGTCAAACAGATCGTCTACGGGCTCGTCGTCGTGAAGAACAACCGTTTCGTCGCTCGCGTCGTGGCTGATAACGTCGGCTTCCGCTAACTGTGACAGATGAGTATGGTGCAGCCGAATGGAGGCGCGTTCACGGTGCTCGTCACTGATCTTGTCGAGTGAGATTTGATGTCTTCGAGCGGCGACCCGTTCTGCGAGTTCGCTCACAGTAGCTTCGCCGTCCTGCTTGCAGAGTTCGTGGAGGAGAAGCTGACGGTCAGCGCTGGCGAGGAGTCTAAACGCTTCCGTCCGTTCCATACGTGAGAAACCGATCTCAGACCGAGAGTGCCGCTTCCTATCCTATCAAGGTGTAACGATCTGAGATGCAAATATACGTACACGTCTACTTCTCACTCCGTCCGCTTCGGTTTCGATCGATATTCGGATTCCAAACCCGTCCCCGTGTCACGGCCCTGATAACGGTGACGACGACGGCTACAGCTACAGCGGGACCGCCGCGAGAATCGCTTCACCGGTCGGCGCCGCCTCCTCGAGATCGTACTCAAGCGCGATGTAGAACAGGGCGAACTGGATGCCGTTGAACGTGGCGTGGGCGGCAATCGGAACGAGGAGGTTCTCGCTTTTCGCGTAGAGGTAGCCGAAGATGAGCGCGCCGCCGAAAACGGTCATGATCGGCACTGAGGTCGCGAGCAGCGATGTCGAACTGAAGGCGTAGGAGGCGAAGTGGATCAGCGCGAAGATCGCGCTGGCGATAACGATCGCCTGTGTCTGACTGAACGCGTCGTAGAGGCGCTTCTGGACGATGTTCCGGAAGAGAAACTCCTCGGCCGGTGCGTTGAAGAAGAAGACGATGCCGATCATGATCAGGACCATCATCTGATCGTTCTCGATGTATCGCATCACCTCGTTCTCCGCGGACGGCAAGGAGAGAACGGTAACGACGACGTTCACGAGAATGTAGAACACGATCATGCTGGCGATCCCCGCGCCGACGTACATCCAGCCTCGTTTCGAGGGCATTCGGAGATCGACGTACGACCAGCCGCGGTCGGTAACGATCAGATAGATAGCGCCGGCCAGGATCATGCCGACGAAGTTCAGGGTCAAAAGCGCCGTTCGACCGGCGATCGACGCCTCCGCCGGTGCGTTGAGCAATGCCGGATCGAACAGAAACGCGGGCAGCGTCGTGACGTTCGGCGCGACGATGACGCCGAAGATCGTCAGGCCGATGGCGACAAGCGTCGATCGCAGCGGCGCAGCATCGCGATCCGTGCGACGGTCGCGAGCGGGTGTTTCCATGGGTCCAGCTACGGCCGGGCGATCCTTGGGTGTTCCTTTCCGGTTCGACTCGGCGCAGGGGCCGGTTCGCCGACCCCCGTTCGGCCTCGCCCGCGCTCACTCGGCGGGGACCGGGACTTCGTCCTCGAATAACTGCGCTAACAGCCGCTGCTGGCCGACCCGAAGGTGCCGGTTGACCGTCGGCTGCGTCACCTCGAGCATGTCGGCGATCTCCTCGCCGGTGCTCTCGCGGGGCCACTCGAAGAAGCCGGCGAAGTAGGCCGTTCGCAACACCTCGAGCTGGCGGTCGGTCAGCGCGTCGAACAGGGACGTGACGAGTTCGCTTCGCGTACCCATGGTGCGTTCGACGTGACGGCGGGCCTGGAGTTCGACGGTCGGGTACCGGTCGCGGAGTAGCTCGACGAACTCGCGGACGTCGGTGCCCGTGGGCACGTCGACGACGAGTTCCAGTTCGTCGCCGTCGGCCCGCATCGAGCGCGGGCTGCCGCCGTGACGGACCAGCCGCGAGGCGACGACGTCGCCGGCGACGGTCGCCTCGAAGCGACAGTCGCCGTCGCGCTCGCTGATCAGTCGGTACGCCGCGACCGAGACGAGGTCGTCGAG from Natrinema salaciae includes the following:
- a CDS encoding HalOD1 output domain-containing protein, producing MPSGNASPDRRDGDFVTTFDRADDRASEAVLNAVAAVSGVEPADLSPLYDVVEPDALDSFIEHAQRVCDAGSHQVWFTYEGFDVGVRSDGEIRLRDAATAN
- a CDS encoding alpha/beta fold hydrolase, with the translated sequence MPQATRDGVSIYYEYERREGDGRAPVVFVQGLGFGRWMWRWQREAVADEYDIVAPDNRGTGRSDTGLPPLVPRLPGRLRALVLFKLAGYSIGGLAADLEAVLDDAGIYDAHVVGASMGGMIAQRYALEYSRAKTLTLCCTTHGGPDAAPVPDETQEHMFDAPDGASERETLRHRMRPAFNDRFTNRNPHLMDRIIEWRLEQDADDPAREAQAAAVLNFDVSDRLERVRVPTLILHGTNDRVVPAENARLLEEKIADSRVELVEGGSHLFFIEDADAVNETVLSFLDEQE
- the priL gene encoding DNA primase regulatory subunit PriL — translated: MQRLHARYPFLEAARESVATEAVDLATVVEQDRAVVDRARQRVVTALESGAIGEPHRDPRIELLSYPVARVLVSMVGERVLVRKYARAEAATAYERFTADMADDTELKSVESTGLELADLLAEFDLREDVREVADSGYRIDVGTYLPLAEDLWEDEWRLVNRPLKAGEVPVDEDELLTLLREAIRGRIEDGLPFDVPDTIATALADDDEEIRSVLAELDLTQDIDTVVPDLFPPCMKALLDQIQKGEHLPHHSRFAITAFLTSIGMSTDEIVDLYRINSSFGEEMTRYQTDHIRGDSSPTEYSAPSCATMQSYGDCVNKDDLCERIPHPMAYYERRIDDADDEELEDWRENGDDEQSASDD
- a CDS encoding DUF7472 family protein, with the translated sequence MVEREQVIEIVVSAGAVLGMLAAMIVVGSTYGTDNGTLTPAGGQMLIAVIVGFILLLTAIGIGLAYVLNDPEDGLETDGDGDDAQGTF
- a CDS encoding acyl-CoA dehydrogenase family protein; protein product: MGTGIDYGEFDEGRHVNYWKLDRTLQRELRRVTDTETYDWAEPRLTEFGELIGHTVADNADYVDDHGPELETYDKYGDVKNAVRYPAEQLESDELVYEAGIVADAFEAPPGRDEPMPISHFLAMLHLLCYADAGFGCPVAMTAGAALVLERFDDGDLEPYYRGLVSRDYDGLIEGAMFLTEEQGGSDVGANETTARYDETAGCWRLTGEKWFCSNVDAEGTLALARTADAPAGTEGLSMFLVPHSDPDDGVMTKGDRRAFEGAPPGDAVNDQRYRRLKDKLGTIAVPTGEVEFEDTKAFLVGETEAGFEQMTEMLNLERLANAAASCGVMGRALLESRVQAATREAFGKTVDEFPLMREDLVDMTVDYEAATAYVHEVGRLFSERERARRNDRESDDADDTYRLLRLLIPIAKLRTGRMAVDTASYAMEIQGGNGYVDDFVTNRLLRDAQVLPIWEGTENVLSLDAIRAMEREDAHEPFTRVVEERLEAVTHPALADAADTVADEYEELAGALIALAGEDSEYAQLSAKRLAHYVFEVFTAALLLEEAQTSLENGDGRTAMVARRFVTTELETREARGITGGDRFVLEAFEPIVHHAPVDPDDLSQTVTADD
- the hjc gene encoding Holliday junction resolvase Hjc → MSQAKGDRRERELVNALDEAGFAVMRAPASGSATERELPDVLAGDGEQFYAIEAKSSAGDPIYLTGEEVEALTFFARNFGAKPRIGVRFDREDWYFFHPGDLHVTDGGNYRVKKETALAEGTDFPEFTGRSEKVTLEEVADGGDDGPDEDVLRVLNAVQQGVMDVDEAASLLE
- a CDS encoding DUF7344 domain-containing protein, whose product is MERTEAFRLLASADRQLLLHELCKQDGEATVSELAERVAARRHQISLDKISDEHRERASIRLHHTHLSQLAEADVISHDASDETVVLHDDEPVDDLFDAAAEIADGPERSARTPVS
- a CDS encoding CPBP family intramembrane glutamic endopeptidase, encoding METPARDRRTDRDAAPLRSTLVAIGLTIFGVIVAPNVTTLPAFLFDPALLNAPAEASIAGRTALLTLNFVGMILAGAIYLIVTDRGWSYVDLRMPSKRGWMYVGAGIASMIVFYILVNVVVTVLSLPSAENEVMRYIENDQMMVLIMIGIVFFFNAPAEEFLFRNIVQKRLYDAFSQTQAIVIASAIFALIHFASYAFSSTSLLATSVPIMTVFGGALIFGYLYAKSENLLVPIAAHATFNGIQFALFYIALEYDLEEAAPTGEAILAAVPL